In Chitinophaga sp. HK235, a single window of DNA contains:
- a CDS encoding phospholipase D-like domain-containing protein produces MKDWHKFFARAEFPLTFSDRDRSSLQLSANTRSREDPNPPRSYLTPEGWARFRFIAVDQNDYTKGYKIYVDNRYVSNMGSYERSNCLNTSADPKDASVYMPVFTGPQTFFIRHMADGRLLTRPWDRATSGIHGRKAILLAGQDAPGWDGIQQVFKMPLWPARILQMAYLALGRHFYLKSGNRVLYASNNNLAWGEVSDPSAIAWVSAPNPSSVHAGYVLSVGGKYIRMVGTDQPITLVDNINQATHLCPILSDDNKTLSFWHSESDHVLTIKDDLPVFSLLEDTQVIPPSWAVVPHDPHVALSGLGETKTLNDTVYLKQIAGKLTRDVLSKRGTTWDYSFNNILPDDWLIATPENAFGRYSDFEMSIPQAGANDFSLKPCDGSAPDPRHPCVSLISSVNAPGGTPLRLHAGHSRRIYEEMYKLIISGNNFIDILSLLRKDDTPSGEFLAAIRNAITYLSLKPEARNITIRFLFGEPLGWLGETHWIKGTGPYKPAADVLGELIRDIPSFTNSRMKIYIAYTSSVPLITWNHAKIIAVDGERALVGGHNMWAGPYLGENPVLDVSMKLSSGKAAVDAHHFADNLWFLQVNSHGDYWIDDAASYVAPSTRARAEAAVPPPRLFNNFYSEPADDPSRKSGTGVPILSAGREEGTAAGAAASDKALIALLDAATETIYISAQALSHDPIYPRYWPDDFLTSLAEALKRGVHITIFMSDPSGGAYKGDPPAEVIDKVRNKITGKTGSEITLLLNNLSVRSFPSASTWGLAAGQPGISNHAKVIMVDKKAFSIGSQNYYPCYPATLSEFTYFVEESVKAMELYTNYFQKMEAWALPAPPLPEPPVDRASYHISIVQLICHAVSSGGSDDQCYIKKNGTKIWPVSSKYTVMRRGSVAVFADINLPPMTVLDNEMVLELFEWDQFSSDDHLGDFRFHPHGNITYYDGTTYVTKWLSELETNKIYVMNGNMVDDDAQYTMAFRFTKTTL; encoded by the coding sequence ATGAAAGACTGGCACAAGTTTTTTGCGCGCGCCGAATTTCCCCTGACCTTTTCCGACCGGGATCGTTCATCATTGCAGCTTTCTGCAAATACGCGCAGTCGCGAGGACCCTAATCCGCCGAGATCGTATCTTACCCCGGAAGGGTGGGCTCGTTTCCGCTTCATTGCAGTTGACCAGAACGATTATACCAAAGGGTACAAAATTTATGTTGATAATCGTTATGTCTCAAATATGGGGTCTTATGAGCGTTCAAACTGTTTGAATACATCTGCTGATCCTAAAGATGCTTCTGTTTACATGCCGGTCTTTACCGGTCCGCAGACTTTTTTCATCCGGCATATGGCTGATGGAAGACTACTGACACGACCCTGGGACCGGGCTACCAGTGGAATACATGGCCGAAAGGCGATCTTGTTGGCGGGACAGGATGCTCCTGGCTGGGATGGCATACAGCAGGTTTTTAAAATGCCGCTCTGGCCTGCCAGAATTTTGCAGATGGCTTATCTGGCACTTGGGCGTCATTTTTATTTGAAATCCGGCAATAGGGTTTTATATGCCAGCAACAATAATCTTGCATGGGGAGAAGTATCAGATCCCTCTGCCATTGCATGGGTGTCTGCTCCGAATCCTTCCTCTGTTCATGCGGGTTATGTCTTATCGGTAGGCGGCAAATACATTAGAATGGTCGGGACTGATCAGCCCATTACACTGGTCGATAATATCAATCAGGCAACCCACCTTTGTCCGATTTTGAGCGATGATAATAAGACCCTTTCTTTCTGGCATTCAGAGTCCGATCATGTTTTAACGATAAAAGATGACCTGCCTGTTTTTTCTCTTCTTGAAGATACCCAGGTTATTCCTCCGTCATGGGCAGTAGTGCCTCATGATCCACATGTTGCATTGTCTGGCCTTGGTGAAACCAAAACACTAAATGATACGGTATATCTGAAACAGATTGCCGGTAAATTGACAAGGGATGTGCTTTCCAAGAGAGGAACTACCTGGGATTACTCTTTCAACAACATATTACCCGACGACTGGCTCATTGCCACCCCTGAAAATGCTTTCGGGAGGTACAGTGACTTTGAGATGTCTATCCCGCAGGCGGGCGCCAATGATTTTAGTTTAAAGCCATGTGATGGATCTGCGCCTGATCCCAGACATCCTTGTGTTTCTCTGATCTCTTCGGTCAACGCCCCGGGCGGTACACCGCTCAGGCTTCACGCTGGCCACTCCCGCCGCATTTATGAGGAGATGTATAAATTAATAATTTCCGGTAATAATTTTATTGATATCCTCAGTCTGTTAAGAAAGGATGATACACCCAGTGGCGAATTTTTAGCTGCTATCCGTAACGCAATTACTTATTTGAGCCTCAAACCGGAGGCACGAAATATTACAATCAGGTTTTTGTTTGGTGAGCCGCTGGGATGGCTGGGCGAGACTCACTGGATTAAGGGCACCGGACCGTATAAACCTGCGGCTGATGTACTAGGGGAACTTATCCGGGATATTCCCTCCTTCACTAATTCCAGGATGAAAATCTATATTGCTTATACTTCATCCGTTCCTTTAATTACCTGGAACCACGCAAAGATAATAGCGGTAGATGGTGAGCGCGCTTTAGTAGGAGGGCATAATATGTGGGCTGGTCCTTATTTGGGAGAAAATCCTGTACTGGATGTTTCCATGAAGCTATCTTCTGGTAAGGCAGCCGTTGATGCGCATCATTTTGCAGATAATCTGTGGTTTTTGCAGGTTAATTCGCATGGGGATTACTGGATTGATGATGCTGCGTCTTATGTAGCACCCTCAACGCGTGCCCGGGCGGAGGCGGCTGTACCTCCTCCTCGTCTTTTTAATAATTTTTACAGCGAGCCGGCTGACGATCCTTCGAGAAAATCCGGAACAGGGGTGCCTATACTCTCTGCAGGACGCGAGGAGGGGACCGCTGCCGGAGCTGCCGCCAGTGATAAGGCGTTGATAGCTTTGCTTGATGCAGCAACGGAAACTATTTATATTTCTGCCCAGGCATTGAGCCACGATCCTATTTATCCGCGTTATTGGCCGGATGACTTTCTCACTTCCCTCGCAGAGGCCCTCAAGAGAGGTGTTCATATCACCATTTTTATGTCTGATCCTTCCGGAGGAGCTTATAAGGGCGATCCACCGGCAGAAGTTATTGATAAGGTGCGAAACAAAATTACCGGTAAGACAGGATCAGAAATCACCCTGCTGTTGAACAACCTGAGTGTCCGCTCTTTTCCCTCTGCTTCTACCTGGGGATTGGCCGCAGGTCAGCCGGGAATCTCCAATCATGCCAAAGTAATTATGGTGGATAAAAAGGCTTTTAGTATCGGATCTCAGAATTATTACCCTTGTTATCCGGCTACGCTGTCAGAATTCACCTATTTCGTAGAAGAGTCTGTCAAAGCCATGGAGCTGTATACCAATTACTTTCAAAAAATGGAAGCCTGGGCACTACCTGCGCCTCCGCTGCCGGAACCACCTGTGGATCGGGCCTCTTACCATATTTCTATTGTGCAGCTGATTTGCCATGCGGTGTCCAGTGGAGGCAGTGATGACCAATGTTATATCAAAAAAAACGGAACGAAAATATGGCCTGTATCCTCTAAGTATACCGTGATGCGTCGTGGATCAGTTGCGGTGTTTGCGGATATCAATCTGCCGCCGATGACCGTATTGGATAATGAGATGGTGCTGGAACTGT
- a CDS encoding NAD(P)/FAD-dependent oxidoreductase codes for MKAIIIGGGMAGLMAAYTLADFYDEITIIERDKVSASPDPRPGTPQARHPHHLTPKGRMILEQLFPGLNETLLKHGAHNSKGKEILFDYPFGHINLQTPTDDAVCSRSMLEWHIRQHVQRLVNVVFLNSVTVTDLKFASQENRICGITGRGEQQQHVEISADLVVFAGGYHSHLPDWLKRYGYEVPQPEILTTDLGYSTRHYSVPGEQVPHWDLLHIEKKKNDNGPTCVVSFMEGEVMEIILGNIGGLYPPTTAEAFEQELSRLDNDVLSDILRTAIPLEAPRGYRMKQVFRQHYEKMPDWPAGLLVIGDALCSFDPIYGTGITVAAMQAETLQTMLRENQLQPIPDFEVNYLKAVQHIIEPAWWINAVSDLRHPAVQHIYSEPLKDIAFAQAFLDKVIEFAVEQKQLEIFGLMWLVSTSFYPPHELFNKKMYQLLQDAGYGGVWEQMTREEQFSA; via the coding sequence ATGAAAGCAATCATCATAGGCGGCGGCATGGCCGGATTAATGGCAGCATACACCCTCGCTGATTTTTATGACGAAATCACCATTATTGAGCGGGACAAAGTTTCTGCATCTCCGGATCCAAGGCCAGGAACACCACAGGCCCGTCATCCGCATCATCTTACTCCCAAAGGAAGGATGATCCTGGAGCAATTATTTCCCGGGTTGAATGAAACACTGTTAAAGCATGGCGCTCATAACAGCAAAGGAAAGGAAATACTGTTTGACTACCCTTTTGGTCATATCAATCTTCAAACGCCAACTGATGATGCTGTCTGCAGCAGATCAATGCTGGAATGGCATATCCGGCAACATGTTCAGCGCCTGGTAAATGTCGTTTTTTTAAACAGCGTGACAGTGACTGATTTAAAATTTGCATCACAGGAAAACAGGATTTGTGGCATCACAGGAAGAGGAGAACAGCAGCAGCATGTTGAGATCAGTGCGGACCTTGTAGTATTTGCAGGAGGCTATCATTCCCATCTGCCGGACTGGTTAAAACGTTACGGATATGAAGTGCCGCAACCAGAGATACTGACCACTGATTTAGGATATAGTACCCGTCACTATTCCGTTCCAGGTGAACAGGTACCGCACTGGGACCTGTTACATATAGAGAAGAAAAAGAACGACAACGGCCCAACCTGCGTAGTTTCTTTCATGGAAGGCGAGGTTATGGAAATCATTCTTGGCAACATAGGAGGCCTTTATCCACCTACCACCGCGGAAGCATTTGAACAGGAATTAAGCAGATTGGACAACGATGTTCTCTCAGATATACTAAGAACGGCCATTCCATTGGAAGCCCCGCGAGGATACCGGATGAAGCAGGTTTTCCGGCAGCATTATGAAAAAATGCCAGACTGGCCGGCAGGACTGCTGGTAATAGGCGATGCATTATGCAGTTTTGATCCAATATATGGAACTGGCATAACCGTAGCAGCCATGCAGGCAGAAACGCTGCAAACAATGTTAAGGGAAAACCAGCTGCAGCCCATCCCTGATTTTGAGGTAAACTACCTGAAAGCAGTACAGCATATTATTGAGCCGGCATGGTGGATCAATGCTGTCTCGGATCTCAGACATCCGGCTGTTCAGCACATCTATTCAGAGCCGCTGAAAGATATAGCGTTTGCACAGGCATTCCTGGACAAGGTCATTGAATTTGCAGTTGAACAAAAGCAATTAGAGATATTTGGCCTGATGTGGCTTGTAAGCACTTCCTTTTACCCTCCTCATGAACTCTTCAATAAAAAAATGTACCAGTTGCTCCAGGATGCGGGCTATGGAGGCGTATGGGAGCAAATGACCAGAGAGGAACAATTTAGCGCCTAA
- a CDS encoding transglutaminase domain-containing protein: MKKTLFILLCSCVLSALAVAQQPDYTGADSTALALKGRHFSSVAELVNQLTPGLNNNQLKARAIYDWVTENIKYDMQAFISKTYLNEKSPLMTLTDRKGICQNFSELVKEMCLLAHIPCEIVTGLGKFGPNLGTDLHAWNAIQLNNKWYLMDVSWGSLQRPGNKYDYFLTPPEQFICDHFPNSARWSLLDKTPDKQTFLSYPYISIDYFKVAGKDFPKEMKLVARNQTLTISNYAAATGKLLYPEIVDEKNMRQLEHREDYTPVDIGIREITDADKKVVQYQLTGIPKGSYWLYLYVVPDVDQSPSSIIQSSILVFSVESL, translated from the coding sequence ATGAAAAAGACCCTTTTTATATTGTTATGTAGTTGTGTATTATCTGCACTGGCAGTTGCTCAGCAACCTGATTATACTGGTGCAGATAGTACCGCACTAGCGCTTAAAGGCCGTCATTTTTCTTCTGTGGCAGAACTGGTGAACCAACTTACGCCTGGCCTTAACAACAACCAGCTGAAGGCCAGGGCAATTTATGATTGGGTAACGGAGAATATCAAATATGATATGCAAGCTTTCATTAGCAAAACATACCTTAATGAGAAATCTCCGTTGATGACACTGACTGACCGTAAAGGCATATGCCAGAATTTTTCGGAACTGGTGAAAGAAATGTGTCTCCTGGCCCATATTCCGTGTGAAATAGTTACTGGTCTTGGAAAATTCGGCCCAAACCTGGGTACAGACCTGCATGCCTGGAATGCAATACAGCTAAATAACAAATGGTATCTTATGGACGTTTCCTGGGGCAGCCTTCAACGGCCGGGTAACAAATATGATTATTTTTTGACCCCGCCTGAACAGTTCATATGTGACCATTTCCCCAATAGTGCCAGATGGAGTTTACTGGATAAAACACCGGATAAACAAACATTCCTTAGTTATCCATATATCTCTATTGATTATTTCAAAGTAGCAGGAAAGGATTTTCCGAAGGAAATGAAATTAGTTGCCCGAAACCAGACCCTGACCATCAGCAATTATGCTGCAGCAACAGGAAAACTGCTGTATCCGGAAATAGTGGATGAGAAAAATATGAGGCAGCTTGAACATAGAGAAGACTACACACCCGTTGACATTGGCATCAGAGAAATAACCGATGCAGATAAAAAAGTAGTGCAATACCAGTTGACAGGAATCCCTAAAGGTAGCTACTGGCTTTATCTGTATGTGGTGCCGGACGTTGACCAGTCCCCTTCATCCATAATACAGTCCAGCATACTGGTATTCAGCGTGGAAAGCCTTTGA
- a CDS encoding GMC oxidoreductase: MSLQYDYVIIGSGFGGSVSALRLAEKGYRVLVIEKGRRFKEKDFPKTNWDLRKWLWAPLLKFRGAFRISFFRHVAVMHGVGVGGGSLVYAAALPMPPTGFFYSGHWQGLAEWEQELKPFYTTARRMLGSALNPRLETGDHIMKDLAAEMGREEHFSHTEVGIFLGEPGRQVKDPYFNGLGPDRSGCTFCGGCLIGCRHNAKNSLDKNYLYLAQQAGVEILAETEAYDVVPLDGANGATGYEVKFKTKGRRQTITSHAVIFAGGVLGTVNLLLKLKNTSLPRLSSMVGEGVRTNNESIVAMVNYKQNKDLSRGVAIGSVLRLDETTYVEPFRYNKGSGAWRLFLLPFTHSNTFAGRVGQILVDLLRYPWINLKTLFVDDFGKRTQALLFMQQGEQSLRLKRGWLGLKSVLRKGTKPTPFMPMVGAFANRYGQKLEGKPYMLSTEALLGIPSTAHLLGGAVMGRDSTEGVIDKDNHVFGYENMFVCDGAMISSNPGVNPSLTITAIAERAMSKINPKSADMS; this comes from the coding sequence ATGTCATTACAATACGATTATGTGATCATTGGCAGCGGCTTCGGCGGCTCTGTCAGCGCATTGCGGCTTGCGGAGAAGGGGTATAGGGTGCTTGTCATTGAAAAGGGAAGGCGGTTTAAGGAGAAGGATTTTCCCAAAACGAACTGGGATCTCCGTAAATGGCTGTGGGCTCCATTGCTGAAATTCCGTGGGGCATTCAGGATCTCTTTCTTTCGACACGTTGCTGTAATGCATGGTGTGGGCGTTGGAGGTGGCTCACTCGTGTATGCGGCAGCGTTACCAATGCCTCCTACGGGATTCTTTTATTCCGGTCACTGGCAGGGGCTGGCTGAATGGGAACAGGAGCTAAAGCCATTTTATACAACAGCCAGGCGTATGTTGGGAAGTGCACTTAATCCACGGTTGGAAACCGGCGATCATATTATGAAGGACCTGGCGGCAGAAATGGGAAGAGAGGAGCATTTCAGCCATACGGAAGTTGGTATATTCTTAGGAGAACCCGGGAGGCAGGTAAAAGATCCCTATTTTAATGGCCTTGGTCCCGATCGTTCAGGATGTACTTTTTGTGGTGGCTGTCTTATAGGCTGCCGGCATAATGCCAAAAATTCACTGGATAAAAATTACCTGTACCTGGCACAGCAAGCGGGAGTTGAAATATTGGCGGAGACGGAGGCATACGATGTCGTCCCTTTGGATGGCGCAAATGGAGCTACGGGGTATGAGGTGAAGTTTAAAACAAAGGGCCGCCGGCAAACAATAACTTCACATGCAGTCATATTTGCCGGAGGGGTGCTGGGAACAGTAAACCTATTGCTGAAACTAAAAAACACTTCGTTGCCCCGGTTATCATCCATGGTAGGGGAAGGTGTCCGCACCAATAATGAGAGTATCGTTGCCATGGTCAATTATAAACAGAACAAGGACCTTTCCAGGGGCGTGGCTATCGGATCTGTTCTTAGGCTGGATGAGACTACTTATGTGGAGCCTTTCCGGTATAATAAAGGCTCAGGTGCCTGGCGTCTTTTTTTATTACCTTTTACCCATAGCAATACGTTTGCAGGAAGAGTAGGGCAGATACTTGTCGACCTGCTCAGATATCCATGGATAAATTTAAAGACCCTGTTTGTGGATGATTTTGGCAAACGCACGCAGGCACTGCTTTTTATGCAACAGGGTGAACAGTCTCTCCGGTTGAAACGCGGCTGGCTGGGGTTAAAATCTGTTTTAAGGAAGGGAACAAAGCCTACTCCCTTTATGCCAATGGTCGGTGCGTTTGCGAACCGGTATGGACAGAAACTGGAAGGGAAACCCTACATGTTAAGTACAGAAGCATTACTGGGCATCCCTTCCACGGCTCATTTGCTGGGAGGGGCTGTAATGGGACGTGATAGTACAGAAGGAGTAATCGATAAGGATAACCATGTCTTCGGATATGAGAATATGTTTGTTTGTGATGGAGCTATGATTTCCTCCAATCCCGGCGTTAATCCATCGCTGACAATAACCGCCATAGCAGAAAGAGCGATGAGTAAGATAAACCCCAAATCTGCTGATATGAGCTAA